A region from the Drosophila ananassae strain 14024-0371.13 chromosome 2L, ASM1763931v2, whole genome shotgun sequence genome encodes:
- the LOC6501026 gene encoding regulating synaptic membrane exocytosis protein 2 isoform X6 has translation MDEMPDLSHLTPHERMQIENVLMRQKQEEEKQNEIMRRKQDEVVTLEMQIRQRSEQQKKAGVELDATCHICLKTKFADGVGHICHYCNIRCCARCGGKVTLRSNKVIWVCILCRKKQELLSKTGQWINKTAGHQDGFIRRIEPDGSSDISQQTIVDPHDQTDKRPKLERTRSAAEKENLPMQRAGSMLRRQYSQQEQPTNRRLSVSDSGMDPMMSPGQQQQMQHHQQQQRSRMQPMNPQQAQQAYGMQQQQQQRTGGNYPEDDPRYYQGELDGLMRQHPHLAHPSQVQQPHQPQSQHQQQTQHHPQQQQQHLMPQQHRQSPQQHAPQQQQQFAGRQQQQHQVQQSYQAQIHQQPHQPMPQHHGQQGMSQMGGYQKPPPLTRNLTISGGHAMDTTSYSQQQQQQQRRALAGSQYASQQQRSFSSSEEEFQHQLMQAQAQASGGMASVVTAGSDYDAGNFGGVQGVQTVLSPGDLQIHANNPVNWQTSADNTRLIGHMILRKYYDGEDILGLKVNGGQPLGGGIGGGGGGGGIGGPCGAIVEKVKRGSVADLEGRIRPGDEIIEWNGRSLHNKSADEVYDIIDESRLDAQVELIVSRPIGNSGGSGGSSSNVSPSSACSASASGISGISGGSASSNAPRRSSANFPHSGLASSMAGSAVVSSGGRYLQRKAPAVEAIEIHRDKPSVLITSPGSPDIHTGVPGSGAGGGLRQRGVVAHQTQRLGPSHSSHSHSSSGSGSGSSTSSAHTAPSNLTNLASATGSASGGLHGATTAGHHHHHCHPHSHQHPLQHQGLPAAHLHGHGVGGGVAMGGGSGTTTQPVPIEGRLQLKLGYDQNTLQLIVTLVCATGLSLRQSGAGRNPYAKVFLLPDRSHKSKRRTKTVGTTCEPRWGQTFIYSGLRRCDLNGRLLEVTLWDYVRYGANDFIGEVVIDLAHHILDDEAEWYQLQPHQDTSYLLRDEGSDVDGLILTPTDHLSPPSTMSRLSDSDTTSDCDIDGMTPGASISSMGSSASPPPLLELDLNERRSRRDMSPQGRKRVAGMVARDYRTVSGIGQSYHNQASASGYYRRGGGNGVGSAIGPGGMSLSQRSHSAAPSDSYHSGGGGSGVPSSGVGYGYRSTSPRRGSLSPPDDRYIDYPVLPVHGSPNAPSGYQGPGGASSASAATQQQRFQSRSATATPTGSPKKRQLPQVPQTSRSAMLRDRLGQDFDERLASGGRFGRHRTRQPHHQATYRSTGMGGWERHYTGLSDSDLHSMDTRMRPRHSLSPDKDFMGEFGDSDMESVVSVTSSAFSTQSERPRTSRGLSFPRNWRNLFGARNNFLSGSGGEPITGLRLHHSEPGRANTIEVDDCDYLPAGGAQQLVLLEQLEQLQHLAALAAADSPPISARVGMGIAPHQVLVTDANSGQLVEQFFVEPGTVAEEALMPLEPLDPLDPHAHLHPHSAFYSPHVPTTMTPFDIFPPRRSNGLKPNVQATSAAYPLQPQPQPLPLPLLPSFEQFKRITSPITNLFRSSSPAGGHAHAHAHDHATTSPSSLVGYVRDHLDKSCSHCQNGSQPVVLSTHHTLQLIGACPDPCCLADAHPHPQHQPMGYPYVGEHQPPSSDPAMCGECVDQHFLGGLTGPQLNLGVVPTYHVHTPTPNAHRRARGQMNTPAPPPTQSVLRLSRQLSEDALVAAVPISEAKAQPTSILKKPKLERRRLFHEGQSRSLDYDDLHTKSWGRRRIRYEDEVAPTDDYPYPHPSAYAHSPTSAMSRRYGSETNIRQSYMGANVDASNPLSHSHFLVTDDKIVTITYDSDVGWTRRGVAPSLFRGPHRQRGLTDARHHMSLDLQRTNQQKLYGPAAPYLKRRRNLPHPPSAQNAHNFSPMEGGADQLNAAVAGVDQMGNGGMGSGGGAHNTYSNTATTHNSNHQNSLASSVSNQQSARQKGKEGGSMIGASEQLTKSSSGSGGATSAAAAGHHVVGGTNANNASSSSFANPQPPQQQQQQLHHGSPNNNNKRVLSSTTTTNTPQQSHTDANNLTLDATQQQQQQQQPQLQNQQQQPTPNTCTNLITNTTTTLSTTTPSSNATNAATTTTTTTATTNATTTATNPTTTTTTNNTNEPNATTNTNADADADADADAPLDAIDWDAIDAMLDDDFSEYDKDKNGADEAGGSKSAEGAGAEGEEKVDGSLSDTATDRKKGGAIDQERSPKGGSGMGKKSNSTSQLSATGRKRRMGFGKKGKNSFTVHRSEEVLPGDITRELRSSGGASVGGASGAGGGGLSRGSSSEADAIEQFFGDGAGGERFSPSLRNDGALNEFVDGLGPGQLVGRQVLGAPSLGDIQLSMCHQKGFLEVEVIRARGLQQKASSKMLPAPYVKVYLVSGKRCVDKMKTSTARRTLDPLYQQQLVFKQSYTGCILQVTVWGDYGRIEKKVFMGVAQIMLDDLNLSNIVIGWYKLFGTTSLGRPIVWAGESVIMEEPGE, from the exons ATGGACGAAATGCCGGACCTGTCGCACCTGACGCCTCACGAGCGGATGCAGATCGAGAATGTCCTTATGCGCCagaagcaggaggaggagaagcaGAATGAGATCATGCG ACGCAAACAGGATGAGGTGGTGACGCTGGAAATGCAAATCAGACAACGCTCCGAGCAGCAGAAGAAGGCCGGCGTAGAGCTGGATGCCACCTGTCACATCTGCCTTAAGACCAAATTCGCTGACGGTGTCGGCCACATCTGCCACTACTGCAACATTCGGTGCTGCGCCCGATGCGGCGGCAAAGTAACTCTCCGTAGCAATAAG GTAATCTGGGTGTGCATTCTGTGTCGCAAGAAGCAGGAGCTGCTGTCCAAAACTGGCCAGTGGATAAACAAGACAGCGGGCCACCAGGACGGATTCATCCGACGCATTGAGCCAGATGGCAGTAGT GACATCTCCCAGCAGACCATCGTGGATCCGCACGACCAAACGGACAAGCGGCCCAAGCTGGAACGAACTCGCAGCGCCGCCGAAAAGGAGAATCTGCCCATGCAGCGAGCGGGGAGCATGCTCCGGCGTCAGTACTCGCAGCAGGAGCAGCCCACCAACCGGAGGCTCTCGGTGTCGGATAGCGGAATGGATCCCATGATGAGCCcggggcagcagcagcaaatgcagcaccaccaacagcaacaacgcTCCCGCATGCAACCGATGAATCCTCAGCAGGCGCAGCAGGCATATGGaatgcaacaacagcagcagcaaagaACTGGAGGCAATTATCCTGAAGACGATCCGCGTTATTATCAG GGTGAGCTAGATGGTCTGATGAGGCAGCATCCGCACCTGGCGCATCCCAGCCAGGTGCAACAGCCACACCAGCCGCAGtcgcaacaccaacagcagaCGCAACACCatccacagcagcagcagcaacaccttATGCCACAGCAACATCGCCAATCACCGCAGCAACATGcaccccagcagcagcagcaatttGCGggccggcagcagcagcagcatcaggtGCAGCAATCCTACCAGGCGCAGATACACCAGCAGCCACACCAGCCCATGCCACAACACCACGGGCAGCAAGGCATGTCGCAAATGGGGGGCTACCAGAAGCCTCCTCCCTTGACTCGGAACCTAACAATTTCCGGAGGACATGCCATGGACACCACCTCGtacagccagcagcagcaacagcaacagcgccGGGCTCTGGCAGGGTCCCAGTATGCCTCGCAGCAGCAGAGATCTTTCAGCAGCTCCGAGGAGGAGTTCCAGCATCAGCTGAtgcaggcccaggcccaggctaGTGGAGGTATGGCCAGCGTGGTTACCGCCGGATCTGACTACGACG CAGGTAATTTTGGCGGCGTTCAAGGTGTCCAAACAGTTCTCTCGCCCGGCGATCTACAGATTCATGCAAAT AATCCGGTGAATTGGCAAACATCCGCGGACAATACTCGCCTCATCGGGCATATGATATTGCGTAAATACTATGACGGGGAGGATATATTAGGCTTAAAGGTCAACGGCGGTCAGCCCCTCGGAGGGGGCATCggtggcggaggaggaggaggaggaattggaggTCCATGCGGGGCCATTGTGGAGAAGGTGAAACGCGGATCGGTGGCCGATCTCGAGGGCCGGATTCGACCAG GCGACGAGATAATCGAGTGGAATGGCCGCAGCCTGCACAACAAAAGTGCCGACGAGGTGTACGACATCATCGACGAGAGCCGCCTGGACGCCCAGGTGGAATTGATCGTGAGCCGGCCGATAGGGAACAgcggtggcagtggcggcagtAGCAGCAACGTCAGTCCAAGCAGTGCCTGTTCCGCTTCCGCGTCCGGTATATCCGGCATTTCCGGCGGCTCCGCCAGCAGCAACGCCCCGCGTCGCTCCTCGGCCAACTTTCCGCACAGCGGACTGGCCAGCAGCATGGCCGGAAGTGCGGTGGTCAGCAGTGGCGGCAGATATCTCCAGCGCAAAG CTCCTGCGGTTGAGGCTATCGAAATCCATCGGGATAAGCCAAGTGTGCTGATCACCTCGCCCGGTTCGCCGGACATCCATACCGGTGTTCCAGGATCAGGAGCTGGCGGAGGACTGCGGCAACGTGGCGTCGTCGCGCATCAAACGCAACGCCTGGGACCAAGTCACAGCAGCCATAGCCACAGCAGCAGCGGgagtggcagcggcagcagtacCAGCAGCGCCCACACCGCCCCCTCCAACCTCACCAACCTCGCATCCGCCACCGGCTCCGCCTCGGGCGGTCTGCACGGCGCAACGACGGCGGGCCATCATCACCACCATTGCCATCCGCATTCGCATCAGCACCCGTTACAGCATCAGGGACTGCCCGCCGCCCACCTGCACGGTCACGGGGTGGGCGGGGGCGTGGCCATGGGAGGCGGTTCAGGTACCACCACCCAACCTGTGCCGATTGAAGGTCGGTTGCAGCTGAAGCTTGGCTACGACCAGAACACGTTGCAGCTGATCGTGACCCTGGTCTGCGCCACCGGCCTCTCCCTTCGCCAGAGCGGAGCGGGCCGCAACCCCTACGCAAAA GTGTTCCTTCTGCCCGATCGTAGCCACAAATCGAAGCGGCGAACAAAAACGGTGGGCACCACCTGTGAGCCCCGCTGGGGCCAGACCTTCATTTACTCGGGGCTGAGACGGTGCGACCTCaatggccggctgctggag GTGACGCTGTGGGATTATGTTCGCTACGGGGCAAATGACTTCATCGGCGAGGTGGTAATCGATCTAGCGCACCACATACTGGACGATGAGGCGGAGTGGTACCAGCTGCAGCCTCATCAGGATACCTCCTACCTC TTACGTGACGAGGGCAGCGATGTGGACGGCCTGATACTGACACCGACAGATCATTTATCACCGCCGAGCACCATGTCGCGTTTGAGCGACTCGGACACAACGTCCGACTGTGACATCGATGGAATGACCCCGGGGGCCAGCATCTCGTCGATGGGCAGCTCAGCGAGTCCACCACCCCTGCTTGAG CTCGATCTAAACGAGCGTCGCTCCAGACGCGACATGTCTCCCCAGGGCCGCAAACGCGTGGCCGGGATGGTGGCCCGCGACTACCGCACTGTATCTGGCATCGGACAAAGTTACCACAATCAG GCATCTGCCAGCGGCTACTATCGTCGCGGAGGTGGTAATGGTGTTGGTTCTGCCATCGGTCCCGGTGGCATGAGCCTTAGCCAACGCAGCCACTCAGCGGCACCCAGTGACAGCTACCACAGTGGTGGAGGAGGCAGCGGCGTGCCATCTAGCGGAGTGGGCTACGGATATCGGAGTACCAGTCCGCGGCGCGGATCTCTTTCGCCTCCCGACGATCGCTACATAGACTATCCAGTGCTTCCAGTTCACGGCTCACCCAACGCTCCATCGGGATACCAGGGGCCGGGTGGCGCATCCTCAGCGTCGGCTGCTACGCAGCAGCAGCGGTTCCAGTCGCGATCGGCTACAGCCACGCCCACAGGCTCACCCAAAAAAAGGCAACTGCCGCAG gTGCCCCAGACATCTCGCAGCGCCATGTTGAGAGACCGACTCGGTCAGGACTTCGACGAGCGACTGGCATCGGGCGGCCGCTTTGGGCGGCATCGCACAAGGCAGCCCCACCACCAGGCCACCTACCGCAGCACTGGGATGGGCGGCTGGGAGCGGCACTATACGGGCCTTTCCGACAGCGACTTGCACTCGATGGACACCAGGATGCGACCACGACACTCCCTGTCCCCGGACAAGGACTTCATGGGCGAGTTCGGCGACTCTGACATGGAGTCGGTGGTCAGTGTGACCTCCAGCGCCTTCTCCACGCAGTCGGAGCGTCCGCGAACCTCGCGCGGCCTCAG CTTCCCTCGCAACTGGCGCAATCTCTTTGGCGCCCGCAACAATTTCCTCAGCGGATCCGGAGGGGAGCCAATCACCGGACTGCGGCTGCACCACTCGGAGCCGGGCAGGGCCAACACCATTGAGGTGGATGATTGCGATTACCTGCCCGCCGGCGGAGCCCAGCAACTGGTTCTTCTCGAGCAGCTGGAGCAGCTGCAGCATCTGGCCGCTCTAGCGGCTGCCGACTCGCCGCCAATCTCCGCCAGAGTTGGAATGGGCATTGCCCCGCACCAAGTACTGGTGACGGATGCCAATAGTGGCCAACTGGTGGAGCAGTTCTTCGTGGAGCCAGGCACCGTGGCCGAGGAGGCCCTAATGCCGCTGGAGCCACTGGACCCACTCGATCCCCATGCGCATCTGCATCCACATTCCGCCTTCTACTCGCCCCATGTGCCCACCACCATGACCCCATTCGACATTTTTCCACCAAGACGCTCGAACGGACTGAAACCAAACGTACAAGCCACCTCCGCCGCCTATCCGCTGCAACCGCAACCACaaccgctgccgctgccgctgctacCGAGCTTTGAGCAATTCAAGCGCATTACCTCGCCCATCACCAATCTCTTCCGCAGCTCTTCGCCAGCGGGCGGCCACGCTCACGCCCATGCCCACGACCATGCAACGACTTCACCCAGTTCTCTAGTGGGCTATGTGAGGGATCACCTGGACAAAAGCTGCAGCCACTGCCAGAACGGAAGTCAGCCGGTGGTACTGTCCACGCACCATACCCTGCAGCTAATCGGTGCTTGCCCGGATCCCTGCTGTCTGGCGGACGCGCACCCCCATCCCCAGCACCAGCCCATGGGGTATCCCTACGTTGGCGAACATCAGCCACCGTCCTCTGATCCGGCCATGTGTGGGGAGTGTGTCGATCAGCACTTTCTCGGTGGCTTGACTGGGCCGCAACTGAATCTCGGTGTGGTGCCCACCTATCACGTGCACACACCAACGCCGAACGCTCATCGAAGGGCCAGGGGGCAGATGAACACACCGGCGCCGCCACCGACTCAGTCGGTCTTGCGACTATCTCGGCAGCTAAGCGAAGACGCCTTGGTAGCAGCCGTACCCATTTCGGAGGCGAAAGCCCAACCAACGTCGATTCTCAAGAAACCGAAGCTGGAGCGGCGAAGACTCTTCCATGAGGGGCAGTCGCGATCTCTGGACTACGATGACCTGCACACAAAGAGCTGGGGCAGGCGTCGCATTCGCTACGAGGACGAGGTGGCGCCCACAGATGATTACCCCTATCCGCATCCAAGCGCCTATGCCCACTCGCCTACCTCGGCCATGTCCCGAAGATACGGCTCGGAGACAAACATACGGCAGTCGTACATGGGAGCCAATGTAGATGCCAGCAATCCGTTGAGTCACTCGCACTTCCTGGTCACGGACGACAAGATAGTGACCATAACCTACGACTCTGATGTTGGTTGGACGCGTCGTGGTGTGGCGCCTTCGCTTTTTCGAGGGCCGCACCGCCAACGAGGCCTGACCGATGCCAGGCACCACATGTCCCTAGATCTGCAACGGACCAACCAGCAGAAACTGTACGGGCCGGCGGCTCCGTATTTGAAACGAAGGCGGAACCTGCCACATCCACCTAGTGCCCAAAACGCGCACAACTTTTCGCCAATGGAGGGGGGAGCGGATCAACTGAATGCGGCTGTGGCGGGAGTGGATCAAATGGGCAACGGCGGAATGGGTAGCGGTGGTGGTGCACACAACACATATAGCAATACCGCCACCACACACAATAGCAACCACCAGAATAGCCTAGCGAGTAGTGTTAGCAATCAGCAATCAGCTAGGCAAAAAGGGAAAGAAGGCGGATCGATGATCGGAGCATCGGAGCAGCTGACGAAATCTAGTAGTGGGAGCGGTGGTGCAAcatctgctgccgctgctgggCATCATGTCGTCGGTGGTACTAATGCTAATAATGCTTCTTCTTCCTCTTTTGCAAATCCCCAaccaccacaacaacaacaacaacaactacatcATGGATCAcccaataataacaacaaacgTGTCCTTTCATCAACGACAACAACAAATACACCACAACAATCACACACTGACGCCAATAACCTGACGCTTGACGccacacaacaacaacaacaacaacaacaaccacaacttcaaaaccaacaacaacaaccaacgCCAAATACATGCACAAATCTCATaacaaacacaacaacaacattatCAACAACCACACCATCGTCGAATGCAACGAATGCGGcgacaacgacaacaacaacaactgcaacaacaaatgCTACAACAACTGCCACAAATccaacgacaacaacaacaaccaatAACACTAACGAACCAAACGCAACAACCAACACGAATGCCGACGCGGATGcggatgctgatgctgatgcacCGCTGGACGCAATCGACTGGGATGCAATCGATGCGATGCTGGACGATGACTTCAGCGAGTACGACAAGGACAAGAACGGCGCCGACGAAGCGGGCGGCTCCAAATCAGCAGAAGGAGCTGGTGCCGAAGGCGAAGAGAAAGTCG ATGGAAGCCTCTCGGATACCGCAACGGACAGAAAGAAAGGCGGCGCCATTGACCAGGAGCGGTCGCCCAAGGGCGGCAGCGGCATGGGCAAGAAATCCAACTCCACCTCGCAGCTTTCGGCAACAG GTCGTAAAAGACGTATGGGCTTTGGAAAGAAGGGTAAGAACTCATTCACGGTGCACCGCAGCGAAGAAGTGCTGCCCGGGGATATCACGCGAGAGCTGCGAAGCAGCGGCGGCGCAAGCGTCGGCGGTGCCAGTGGAGCCGGTGGTGGCGGCCTGTCCCGCGGTTCGTCCTCGGAGGCGGACGCCATCGAGCAGTTTTTCGGCGATGGTGCCGGCGGGGAAAG